The sequence ATACCGACCGGGTCGAGATAGGTCGATTGAACAAAGACCTCCGCCCGCTCCTCCTTGATCCGCTCACAGATTCCGTAGACGACAAAGGACCCGGCACTGTGTCCGATCAGATGAAGCTTTTCCAGGTTTTTGAAAGCAGAAAGTTCAGCGCCGAGAGCATGGCCGATGCGGCGGGCATTGAGGGTACTGCGGAACAGATCGGTTGAATATTCGCTCCAGTTGACCGTAACCGCCTGTTGCCTGTCATTCAAAAGCAGGGCATCGATTTCGGCGGCAAAACCATCGGCCCAGGAAGAGGGTTGGTCCCCCTTGCCATGGATCAGAACGATCACCTCTTCAACCCCGGCATCAATCTTACCCATCTCGACCTTTTGACCGGTCGGCCAGGGCACTGTTGAATAGATTACGATAAACAGCGACGTCAGCACGAACGGAATGCCGGGAACGACGATGATAAGCAGCAGCCATTGCTTCAGCGTCAGGCGGAAATATTTTTTCGCGGCCGGTTGTTCAGTCATGATGAGCAGCTTCAGCCACGGTTACTTGCTGGAAATCCAGTCACAGATTTTCGTTGTTGCTTCAATAACATGAGCGCAATGTTCATGTGAAAATTGTTCCGGAAGGTTTTCATCCGGAGGATATTCTTCTGCTGCCGCGAGCGCCTTCGCCCCATCGAAATCAACGAGAGCAATACGAGCTGTTAATTCATGCTGAGGCCGGCCGAATTCGCTTCCCGGCAAAATTGCCACACCGGTTTCGGCGAGAAGTTTTTCGCACATTTCAGCGGCCGTGTGGATATTATGCTGCGCCAATGCCTCCCGGAAACGGGTAAAGTCAGGAAATTGATAGAAAGCTCCCTGCGGCGGCGCCGATTCGATTCCTGCTGCCATCAACGCGGTGCGCACCGTTTCGTTGAGGCATTTGAGAATCCGGCGAGACTGTGTCAGGTAGTTATCGATCTGTGGACCACCATTGAACGCCCGCACAGCAGCGTACTGAATCGGTGCGCTGGTCGCCGTAAAGGTTTCGCTGGAGACGGCGGCCATCCCTTCGAGAAGCCAGTTTAATGACTCCGGAAAAGCAAACGTACCAAGCCTCCAGCCACCGGCGCCGCACCATTTGCTCATGCCGCTGCTGACGATAGTCCCTTCCGGGTAGTACCTGGCGATCGAACAGTGTTCACCGGTAAAATTAAGCTCACCATATATCTCATCGGACAGCAGAATGAGATTGTAGGAACCGGCAACCTCGGCCAGCGCTTTCAATTCATCATCCGAGTAACTGCATCCCGTCGGGTTGTTCGGGTAGTTGAGGATAACAATCCGTG comes from Desulfuromonas sp. and encodes:
- a CDS encoding aspartate aminotransferase, which codes for MKKVRQFEKHLNLNVRGLPVSATLGINELSNQLKQAGRTVHKLGLGQSPFPVPDVVVEELKINAHQKDYLPVRGLPALQEAVANYYQRTQGLYFDPEHILVGPGSKELMFILQLAYYGDLVIPTPSWVSYAPQAHIIGRHVYWLPTRSDNRWLLTPEELEKLCRKDPSKPRIVILNYPNNPTGCSYSDDELKALAEVAGSYNLILLSDEIYGELNFTGEHCSIARYYPEGTIVSSGMSKWCGAGGWRLGTFAFPESLNWLLEGMAAVSSETFTATSAPIQYAAVRAFNGGPQIDNYLTQSRRILKCLNETVRTALMAAGIESAPPQGAFYQFPDFTRFREALAQHNIHTAAEMCEKLLAETGVAILPGSEFGRPQHELTARIALVDFDGAKALAAAEEYPPDENLPEQFSHEHCAHVIEATTKICDWISSK